One stretch of Bacteroidota bacterium DNA includes these proteins:
- the rplV gene encoding 50S ribosomal protein L22: MQARAKLRFIRSSPRKMRIVADQVRGKGVTEALNTLHFLPQKAAAPIEKTIQSAVNNLFDQADDERVDEEGLIVSEIFVDEAPVFKRFRPVSRGRAHRIKKRNSHLTVVVAARDGDDA; the protein is encoded by the coding sequence ATGCAAGCCCGAGCCAAGCTGCGGTTCATCCGCTCCTCGCCCCGCAAGATGCGCATCGTCGCGGACCAGGTCCGCGGCAAGGGCGTCACCGAGGCCCTCAACACGCTGCACTTCCTGCCCCAGAAGGCGGCCGCCCCGATCGAGAAGACGATCCAATCGGCGGTGAACAACCTGTTCGACCAGGCCGACGACGAGCGCGTGGACGAGGAGGGCCTCATCGTGAGCGAGATCTTTGTGGACGAGGCCCCGGTCTTCAAGCGGTTCCGCCCGGTCTCGCGCGGGCGCGCCCACCGCATCAAGAAGCGCAACAGCCACCTCACCGTCGTCGTCGCCGCGCGCGACGGGGACGACGCGTAA
- the rpsS gene encoding 30S ribosomal protein S19: MARSLKKGPYIYYKLQRKVDAMNESSRKKVIKTWSRSSMITPEFVGHTFAVHNGKQFIPVYVTENMVGHKLGEFSPTRLFRGHAGTKADKRR; encoded by the coding sequence ATGGCACGCTCGCTCAAGAAAGGCCCCTATATCTACTACAAGCTCCAGCGCAAGGTGGACGCGATGAACGAGAGCAGCCGGAAGAAGGTCATCAAGACCTGGAGCCGCAGCTCGATGATCACGCCCGAGTTCGTGGGCCACACCTTCGCCGTGCACAACGGCAAGCAGTTCATCCCGGTCTACGTCACCGAGAACATGGTCGGCCACAAGCTCGGCGAGTTCTCCCCGACGCGCCTCTTCCGCGGCCACGCCGGGACGAAAGCCGACAAGCGCCGCTAG
- the rplB gene encoding 50S ribosomal protein L2: MAIRKLKPNTTGHRQRSFSQYEKITKTTPEKSLLAPVKRKGGRNNNGRITTRHQGGGHKRRYRIIDFKRNDKDGIPAKVASIEYDPNRTARIALLAYVDGTKRYIIAPDKLTVGTTVQAGEAAPPEVGNCLPLANIPLGTFIHAIEMKPGKGAQLARSAGTFAQLQAREGKYATLKLPSGEIRMVPVECRATIGQTSNPDHMNIEWGKAGRKRWLGIRPKTRGVAMNPIDHPMGGGEGKASGGHPKSPTGVPAKGYKTRKKGKASNKFIVRRRKQKK; encoded by the coding sequence ATGGCAATCCGCAAACTCAAGCCGAACACGACGGGGCATCGCCAGCGCTCGTTCTCGCAGTACGAGAAGATCACCAAGACGACGCCCGAGAAGAGCCTGCTCGCACCGGTCAAGCGCAAGGGCGGCCGCAACAACAACGGCCGGATCACGACGCGCCACCAGGGCGGCGGCCACAAACGCCGCTACCGGATCATCGACTTCAAGCGCAACGACAAGGACGGCATCCCGGCCAAGGTCGCCTCGATTGAGTACGACCCGAACCGCACGGCGCGCATCGCGCTCCTGGCCTACGTCGACGGAACGAAGCGCTACATCATCGCCCCGGACAAGCTGACGGTCGGAACGACGGTGCAGGCGGGCGAAGCGGCCCCGCCGGAAGTCGGCAACTGCCTGCCGCTGGCCAACATCCCGCTCGGCACGTTCATCCACGCCATCGAGATGAAGCCGGGCAAGGGCGCGCAGCTAGCGCGCAGCGCCGGCACCTTCGCGCAGCTCCAGGCGCGCGAGGGCAAGTACGCCACGCTCAAGCTCCCCTCGGGCGAGATCCGCATGGTGCCCGTCGAGTGCCGCGCCACGATTGGCCAGACCTCGAACCCGGACCACATGAACATCGAGTGGGGCAAGGCCGGGCGCAAGCGCTGGCTCGGCATCCGCCCGAAGACGCGCGGCGTCGCCATGAACCCGATCGACCACCCGATGGGCGGAGGCGAGGGCAAGGCCTCCGGCGGGCATCCGAAGAGTCCGACCGGCGTGCCCGCCAAGGGCTACAAGACCCGCAAGAAAGGCAAAGCCTCCAACAAGTTCATCGTCCGCCGCCGCAAGCAGAAGAAATAG
- the rplW gene encoding 50S ribosomal protein L23, with protein MARSILIEPIVTEKMTRLMEEGRHYAFKVAKNANKIQIRNAVQARYPDVDIKEVRTMVVRGKRRRQFTRRGLIEGRKPSYKKAIVTLKSGEIDFFESI; from the coding sequence ATGGCCCGCTCCATCCTCATCGAACCCATCGTCACCGAGAAGATGACCCGCCTCATGGAGGAGGGTCGGCACTACGCCTTCAAGGTGGCGAAGAACGCCAACAAGATCCAGATCCGCAACGCGGTCCAGGCCCGCTACCCCGACGTGGACATCAAGGAGGTGCGGACGATGGTGGTGCGCGGCAAGCGCCGCCGCCAGTTCACCCGCCGGGGCCTGATCGAAGGGCGCAAGCCGTCCTACAAGAAGGCCATCGTGACCCTCAAGAGCGGCGAGATCGACTTCTTCGAAAGCATCTAG